From the genome of Aerococcus sanguinicola:
CAGCTAGGGCATAGGCCTTATTTTTTAAATTATCCTTTAAATCAAATACCAAAAGAAACACTCCTCTCTTCTATTAGTCCTATTATAGCAAGAAAAAGCTTAAATTAAAACGCTAACAGATGGAAAGGCAAGGAAAGCTGAATTTGGCGAATTTCTTGAATAATTCCAGCCTATGATGGAGGGGCGTTGCCTTTTTTAGGTAAAAAGTATATAATTTGAAAGGAATGATCTGATGCTTTATATTGAGAAGGCTTGTCTAGTTTAGAAATTAACTAGACTATTTTTTCATCTAGGGATGAAGCCAAAGCAAGGTAGCAAGTGCTGCCAGTAAATGAAGAAAAGGAGCAAATTATTCATGTGGATCTGTTTTTACAATCCGAAGGGCGTCGGCGATGTCTTGATGGTGACACGCGGCCAATTACAAAAAGACCAAATCGCAACGGAAACCATTGCAGGAATTACACGGATTTATAACAAAGAGACGGATAATACCATGGGCTATAACTTCCATTCCATCTCTGACTATATTAAATTAGAGGGCTCAGGCCAAGTTCACTTGAGCGATGAGCAGCTCGATACCCTTAATCAATTGCTCTATGAGAAGGGCTTTGAAACAATCAGTACTAATAATGACCCAGCGATTGTGGTGGGCTATGTCAAGTCCTGCGTTGACCACGAGGATTCGGACCATCTCCATATTACGGAAACTCAGGTTGGCGAAGACCAAACTTATCAGATTGTCTGTGGGGCAGCCAATGTCCACCAAGACATGAAGGTCGTTGTGGCCTTGCCGGGTGCCGTGATGCCAGATGGCCTGGTGATTTGGCCAAGCGAATTGCGCGGCGTGCAGAGTTCAGGCATGCTGTGTTCAGCTTATGAATTGGGCGTTGACCCTGAACATAAGCTCCAAGGCATTATTGAAATTAAAGACGATGTGCCAATTGGAACACCATTTTCAGAACTTGACCTATCAAGTTTAACGACCGATTAGAAGAGACCTAAGAAGCTAAGGAGGGGGAGCCTTGAAATGGAATGATGAACGGTTGAAGCGTGAGCGTGAAGAGCATTTTCAGCCCTTCTACCAAAAGAAGGACGACAAGCTCTTAGCCGATGACGTGAAGAAACCCTACTTTCCAAATTATATGAACTGGCGGTCTGACCTCAATGAGCAGAAACGCGACCGTCAGCCACAGAATTATGAGAATTGGTGGACCCCTCAAAGCCATCAACAGGAAGCTAAACGCCAGCACCGCTTCGACCAGGCCCGCCAACAACCGCTCAATAATTTACAAAGGCCAGCTTCGAATCATCGCCGGCCCAATCGCCAACATGAGGGGCAGCAAGACTATGCCCTCTACCGGGATGAGGACCGAGAAGCCCGCTATGAGAAGATTCGGCGAGACTTGCGCGCTTACGAGAACTATCAATTCCGGCGGCCTTTCCGCCCCTCGGAAGTCCCTTCGATCCAGCAGAAGGCCCAGTCGCATGCGGTCCAGAGCTCGGAAAAAAAGGACCATGAACGAGACAAGAAGCGGCGTCAAGAAAGGACCAAGGCCCGGTCAAACACGGTCAGCCAGCAACCAAGCAAAGCCAATGCCACGCGTAAGGCAGCTAGTCAGCCGGCTAAGTCGACTGAACATAAGCCGGCCCAGACCAAGCCACGTCAGGGGGGCCTTAACCGAGATTTTAAAGCGATTATGGCCCAAGAGCGACCACGCTACGCCAAGGGGAGTGTCTTTGCTGGCCTGAGCGATGAAGACAGCGACCAGACCCCTTATTATTCGAAACACCAAGGAACAGGAGATAAGCATAACCATGAATAAAGAAACGATCTATCACTTCACAGGAATCAAGGGTTCAGGGATGAGTGCCCTGGCACTCGTTTTACACGGAGCAGGCTATAAGGTACAAGGCTCAGATGTGGAGACTTATTTCTTTACCCAACAAGGTTTAGAAGCGGCAGATATTCGTATCTTAGATTTCGACCCGAATAATATTCATGAAGGTATGGAAATTATCCTAGGCAATGCCTTCCCCGATGACCATCCTGAGGTGAAGAAGGCTGAAGCGCTCGGCTTAAAAGTTACCCGCTACCATAAGTTCTTAGGACATTTTATCAAAAATTATACCAGTGTGGCCATTACCGGCTCGCACGGCAAGACCTCAACCACTGGGCTCATGTCCCATGTCCTCTCCCTCAATGTTCCTACCTCTTATCTAATTGGGGACGGCACAGGTTATGGCGACGAGCAGGCCGAATACTTTGTCCTAGAAGCGGATGAATATCGGGAACATTTTCTCGCCTATGAACCCGACTATGCCATCTTTACCAATATTGATTTTGACCACCCCGACTACTACCAAAATATTGAACAGGTTTTTGACGCTAATAGCCAGTTCGCTAACCAGGTGCAAAAGAAGGCCATCATGTACGGGGATGACCCTTACCTCCAACGTCTAGCGGACAAGGACCATGTGCTCTACTACGGCATTGACGGGGACTATGATATTGTTGCCCATCATGTGGTCCGCGATACGACCGGCTGCCAGTTTGATGTAGAAGTTCTAGGTAAGCATTACGGCCAGTTTCGGATCAAGGGCTGCGGGGAGCACAATATCCTCAATAGCCTGGCTGTAATTGGTTTCTGCTGTTTGGAAGAATTTCCGGCTGATAAGGTCCAAGAAGCCCTGTCAAGCTTTGCGGGCGTAAAACGACGCTTCAATGTGACGGAAGTGGCTGATATGACCCTGGTGGACGACTATGCCCACCATCCCTCAGAAATTAAAGCTACGCTAGACGCCGCCAAGCAGCGCTATCCAGAGAAGCAAATCATTGCCGTCTTCCAGCCCCATACCTATAGCCGGACCCTGGCCTTGATGGATGAATTCGCTCAAGCCCTCGACCAAGCTGATGAAGTCTTCTTGTGTGAGATCTTCGCTTCAGCCCGCGAACAGGATACCCACCAAGTCTCCAGTGAAGACTTAGCTGCCAAAGTGACCAAGCCTGTGCAAATTCTAAATTTAGACGATATGGGACCACTCATGGGCTACCACGATGCTGTTGTCCTCTTCATGGGAGCAGGGGATGTACCTAAGTATGGTCGAGCTTACGCTGAAGCCTTGAAATCACGTTAGAGACTGAGCCGTAAACTGTGCTGAAAGGAGCCAAGCAAGTGAAAAAGATTAGAAAAGCTGTTATTCCAGTGGCTGGTTTAGGGACCCGTTTTCTCCCCGCAACTAAGTCTATGGCCAAGGAAATTATTCCCGTTATGGATAAGCCAGCCGTCCAATTTGTCGTTGAAGAAGCCCTAGCAGCTGGCATTGAAGAAATTCTTGTGATTACCGGTCGTCACAAACGCTCGGTGGAAGATCATTTCGATGCCAATATTGAACTGGAAGAGAATTTGGAAGCCAAGGGCAAGGATGAACTCCTAGCTATGGTCCAAGATTCT
Proteins encoded in this window:
- the ytpR gene encoding YtpR family tRNA-binding protein → MWICFYNPKGVGDVLMVTRGQLQKDQIATETIAGITRIYNKETDNTMGYNFHSISDYIKLEGSGQVHLSDEQLDTLNQLLYEKGFETISTNNDPAIVVGYVKSCVDHEDSDHLHITETQVGEDQTYQIVCGAANVHQDMKVVVALPGAVMPDGLVIWPSELRGVQSSGMLCSAYELGVDPEHKLQGIIEIKDDVPIGTPFSELDLSSLTTD
- the murC gene encoding UDP-N-acetylmuramate--L-alanine ligase, producing the protein MNKETIYHFTGIKGSGMSALALVLHGAGYKVQGSDVETYFFTQQGLEAADIRILDFDPNNIHEGMEIILGNAFPDDHPEVKKAEALGLKVTRYHKFLGHFIKNYTSVAITGSHGKTSTTGLMSHVLSLNVPTSYLIGDGTGYGDEQAEYFVLEADEYREHFLAYEPDYAIFTNIDFDHPDYYQNIEQVFDANSQFANQVQKKAIMYGDDPYLQRLADKDHVLYYGIDGDYDIVAHHVVRDTTGCQFDVEVLGKHYGQFRIKGCGEHNILNSLAVIGFCCLEEFPADKVQEALSSFAGVKRRFNVTEVADMTLVDDYAHHPSEIKATLDAAKQRYPEKQIIAVFQPHTYSRTLALMDEFAQALDQADEVFLCEIFASAREQDTHQVSSEDLAAKVTKPVQILNLDDMGPLMGYHDAVVLFMGAGDVPKYGRAYAEALKSR